One genomic window of Terriglobia bacterium includes the following:
- a CDS encoding redoxin domain-containing protein, protein MKASVAAGMLTFFLMAAIAAWGKEGRAVVVYDDVATEINPALEESSQLWIPKADLVRATRFEVKPQGVCRDEICIPLPKARMQEFVRKSSGREWFNLTAFAQLTHQAVAHDAAASVWYFGLRSDQQQTLASLQAPDFTLPDINGKPHSLSDFRGKKVLLVTWASW, encoded by the coding sequence ATGAAAGCCAGCGTTGCCGCCGGGATGTTGACGTTCTTTTTGATGGCTGCGATTGCAGCGTGGGGCAAAGAAGGCCGCGCCGTAGTGGTGTATGACGACGTGGCCACCGAGATCAATCCCGCGTTGGAAGAGTCCAGTCAGTTGTGGATTCCCAAAGCAGACCTTGTTCGCGCCACGCGATTTGAAGTGAAGCCGCAAGGCGTGTGTCGCGACGAAATCTGCATTCCGCTGCCCAAAGCCAGAATGCAGGAGTTTGTTCGCAAGAGCTCTGGTCGCGAATGGTTCAACCTGACGGCCTTTGCCCAGCTCACTCACCAAGCGGTGGCGCATGACGCGGCGGCATCCGTCTGGTATTTCGGCTTGCGCTCTGACCAGCAGCAGACGCTGGCATCGTTGCAGGCGCCGGACTTTACCCTGCCGGACATCAACGGCAAGCCGCATTCGCTGTCTGATTTTCGTGGCAAAAAAGTTTTGCTGGTCACCTGGGCCTCGTGGTGA
- a CDS encoding thioredoxin family protein, which yields MLYQQLKDKNFEIVSVAQDTSGVKDAGPWIDPLKFANARPDLPKETIERARQTGPLTFTVLIDQEHLVSKLYNMVNVPTGVWINEKGRIVRPNEVAFVDDRFKSFSGLDSAPYISALKDWAEKGDASPYAMSEDRLREKLAPADPNIALAAAEFGLGEHLYKAGHLAEAIPHFKEAQRLNPKSWNYKRQAWALSDAKRDYGTSFREEVDKIGGSKVYYPPPELPKEKKP from the coding sequence GTGCTTTACCAGCAACTGAAAGACAAGAACTTCGAAATCGTCTCCGTCGCCCAGGACACCAGCGGCGTCAAAGACGCCGGGCCGTGGATTGATCCGCTCAAGTTCGCCAACGCCAGACCGGACTTGCCCAAAGAGACCATCGAAAGAGCGCGGCAAACCGGTCCGCTGACCTTCACCGTGCTCATTGACCAGGAGCACCTGGTTTCCAAGCTCTACAACATGGTCAACGTGCCTACCGGCGTTTGGATCAACGAGAAGGGAAGAATCGTCCGTCCGAATGAAGTGGCATTCGTGGATGATCGCTTCAAGAGCTTCAGCGGCCTGGATTCGGCTCCTTACATCAGCGCGCTGAAAGACTGGGCGGAAAAGGGCGACGCCAGCCCTTACGCTATGAGCGAAGACCGCTTGCGGGAAAAGCTGGCGCCGGCCGACCCTAACATCGCTCTGGCCGCCGCGGAGTTTGGCTTGGGCGAGCATTTGTATAAGGCCGGCCATCTGGCGGAGGCGATTCCCCATTTCAAAGAAGCCCAGCGGCTCAATCCCAAAAGCTGGAACTATAAGCGGCAGGCGTGGGCGCTCTCGGACGCCAAACGCGACTACGGGACCAGCTTTCGCGAAGAAGTGGACAAAATCGGCGGAAGCAAGGTCTATTATCCGCCGCCGGAGTTGCCGAAGGAGAAAAAGCCGTAA
- a CDS encoding DUF4157 domain-containing protein gives MSGSVAGLQRACACGGTCSDCKNAEYDDEHTHVQMKSAGPGDAGGMEAPPIVHEVLRSPGQPLDAATRAFMEPRFGHDFSGVRVHTDARAAESASAVGALAYTAGQNIVFAPGQHNAASHSGRKLLAHELSHTLQAAPAGTAARTVMRKDDAKKPPECKKVIGPIRPVFFKDDAKDKSPTGQSLNTRLAEANRIWDKCGINFSAGTPRVIEEKDAKHANSGTEFSKLMDAHGKSGSGPEVFFFDSDLKKFGGGVKGPKDEIGDEAKIMLSDQGANKRLLAHELGHAMGNALLHPDAAPYIPPGTIMEPSGIDGTNPDVVTQSMCALIEWPKKIPAKECLHPDPDSPKAAPQPPQTKDPKESQPPKK, from the coding sequence ATGTCCGGCAGTGTAGCCGGCCTGCAGCGCGCGTGCGCCTGCGGCGGGACTTGCTCTGACTGCAAAAACGCTGAGTACGACGACGAGCATACTCACGTGCAAATGAAATCCGCCGGACCAGGCGACGCAGGTGGGATGGAAGCGCCGCCGATTGTGCATGAAGTGCTGCGCTCGCCCGGCCAACCGCTGGACGCCGCGACGCGCGCCTTCATGGAGCCGCGCTTCGGACACGACTTCAGCGGGGTGCGGGTGCATACGGATGCAAGGGCGGCGGAATCGGCGAGTGCGGTCGGCGCCCTGGCCTACACCGCGGGGCAGAACATTGTTTTTGCTCCGGGCCAGCACAATGCGGCCTCGCACAGCGGACGCAAATTGCTTGCCCATGAACTCTCCCATACCTTGCAAGCGGCCCCGGCGGGAACAGCCGCTCGGACGGTCATGAGAAAGGACGACGCCAAGAAGCCTCCAGAATGCAAAAAGGTCATCGGGCCCATACGCCCGGTTTTCTTCAAGGACGACGCCAAAGATAAATCCCCCACCGGTCAAAGCCTCAACACCAGGCTGGCGGAAGCAAATCGCATCTGGGACAAGTGTGGCATTAACTTTTCCGCGGGCACGCCACGGGTGATTGAAGAAAAAGACGCCAAACATGCCAACTCCGGAACTGAGTTTTCGAAGCTTATGGATGCCCACGGAAAGAGTGGTTCAGGCCCTGAAGTTTTCTTTTTCGATAGTGACCTGAAGAAATTTGGCGGCGGTGTAAAAGGGCCAAAGGACGAAATAGGCGACGAAGCAAAGATCATGCTCTCCGATCAAGGGGCCAACAAGCGCCTGCTGGCCCATGAACTCGGCCATGCCATGGGGAATGCACTCCTTCACCCGGATGCAGCTCCCTACATTCCCCCAGGTACAATCATGGAGCCAAGCGGCATAGATGGAACCAATCCTGACGTGGTAACGCAATCAATGTGCGCGCTCATCGAGTGGCCTAAAAAGATTCCGGCCAAGGAATGCTTGCATCCTGATCCCGACTCCCCGAAGGCCGCGCCGCAGCCGCCGCAGACCAAAGACCCCAAGGAAAGTCAGCCCCCCAAAAAGTAA
- a CDS encoding S9 family peptidase — MQRAARLFAIVLVFAAAIAALADKRLLTEKDIFQFSWIGDPQVSPDGARVAFVKVTVNDKKDSYDTAIWSVSTRGDEPPRRMTDGKHDTSPRWSPDGKWLVFVRTPEAGGPPAPGTRPPAAQLYMLPVSTGGESWKFTDLPRGAGAPMWSPDGKLIAFSSDTNPEDLAKARKKDPKARADAAKDAPKDSKDEKPDTAPKPPADGADADRESDVRVITRSVYRLNGAGYLDYKHPGHIWVVAAPQSSDDDVKPKQLTSGKYSEDAFAWSPDSTHIYYTTNRVDDPSYELPRADVYAVHAAAGGDPQKIASINMGPRAISLSPDGKRLAFCASVNEPVQSYTEPDLWVMDLAADAKPRNLTASFDYDVCSGVGGDQGTPRAGGGDRVVWSADGNSLFAVTAQEGRANLMQFDIASSKITPVTKGNQAVERYRATHDAAEFVVLISTPTSIGDLFLADRSGSAPKQLTHINDKLFSQLNLSEPEEIWYLSFDGRKIHAWIQKPPDFDANKKYPLILNIHGGPHAAYGWVFDHEFQWMAAKGYVVLYPNPRGSTSYGQQFGNIIQYHYPGDDFKDLMAGVDEVLKKGYVDAKKLGVTGGSGGGLLTNWVVGHTDRFAAAAAQRDIASWADWWYTADFTLYRESWFKAPPFDDPQDYVNRSPITYIKNVHTPLMLILGEADYRTPPTAGGEEMFRALKFLKRPVIMVRFPGESHELSRSGQPWHRVERLQHIVGWFDKYLQGQHKPEYDDVVEAEPVPAAEANPPAKKPKNAKPKK, encoded by the coding sequence ATGCAACGTGCCGCTCGCCTGTTCGCGATCGTTCTCGTCTTTGCCGCCGCCATCGCCGCCCTGGCCGACAAGCGTCTGCTCACGGAGAAAGACATCTTCCAGTTCTCCTGGATCGGCGATCCGCAGGTCTCGCCCGACGGCGCCCGCGTGGCCTTCGTCAAGGTCACCGTCAACGACAAAAAAGACAGCTATGACACCGCGATCTGGAGCGTCTCCACGCGCGGCGACGAGCCGCCGCGCCGCATGACGGACGGCAAGCATGACACTTCGCCGCGCTGGTCGCCGGACGGCAAGTGGCTGGTTTTTGTGCGCACACCGGAAGCCGGCGGTCCGCCCGCTCCGGGAACAAGGCCGCCAGCGGCGCAGCTTTACATGTTGCCGGTGAGCACCGGCGGCGAATCGTGGAAATTCACTGACCTTCCGCGCGGCGCCGGCGCTCCCATGTGGTCGCCCGACGGAAAGCTGATCGCGTTCAGCAGCGACACCAATCCGGAAGACCTGGCCAAAGCGCGCAAAAAAGATCCCAAAGCAAGAGCTGACGCCGCAAAAGATGCGCCCAAAGATTCCAAAGACGAAAAGCCCGATACCGCTCCCAAGCCTCCGGCAGACGGCGCGGACGCCGACCGCGAAAGCGACGTTCGCGTGATCACCCGCTCAGTCTATCGCCTGAACGGCGCGGGCTATCTCGACTACAAGCATCCCGGGCACATTTGGGTGGTCGCGGCGCCGCAAAGCTCAGACGACGACGTGAAGCCCAAGCAGCTGACCAGCGGAAAATATTCTGAGGACGCATTCGCCTGGTCGCCCGACTCCACCCACATCTACTACACCACTAACCGCGTAGACGATCCTTCCTATGAGCTTCCACGCGCGGACGTGTACGCGGTGCACGCAGCCGCCGGCGGAGATCCACAGAAAATTGCTTCCATCAACATGGGCCCGCGGGCGATTTCGCTCAGTCCGGACGGCAAGCGCCTGGCGTTCTGCGCTTCCGTGAACGAGCCGGTGCAGTCGTACACCGAGCCCGATCTTTGGGTGATGGACCTGGCCGCGGACGCCAAGCCGCGCAACCTGACCGCCAGTTTTGATTACGACGTGTGCAGCGGCGTAGGCGGCGACCAGGGAACGCCTCGCGCCGGCGGCGGCGATCGCGTGGTGTGGTCGGCGGACGGCAACAGTTTATTTGCCGTGACCGCGCAGGAAGGCCGCGCCAACCTGATGCAGTTTGACATCGCGTCGAGCAAGATCACGCCGGTGACCAAAGGCAATCAAGCGGTGGAGCGTTATCGCGCCACGCACGACGCAGCAGAATTTGTTGTGCTGATCTCCACGCCCACCAGCATCGGCGACCTCTTCCTGGCGGACCGCTCGGGCTCGGCGCCGAAGCAGCTCACGCATATCAACGACAAGCTCTTTTCGCAGCTCAACCTGAGCGAGCCGGAAGAAATCTGGTACCTGAGCTTTGACGGCCGCAAGATCCACGCGTGGATCCAGAAGCCGCCGGATTTTGACGCCAACAAAAAGTATCCGCTCATCCTTAATATCCACGGCGGGCCGCACGCAGCGTATGGCTGGGTCTTCGACCATGAATTTCAATGGATGGCGGCCAAGGGCTACGTGGTGTTGTATCCGAACCCGCGCGGCAGCACGTCATACGGGCAGCAGTTCGGCAACATTATTCAGTACCACTATCCCGGTGACGACTTCAAAGACCTGATGGCCGGCGTGGATGAAGTCCTAAAGAAAGGTTACGTTGATGCCAAGAAGCTGGGCGTGACCGGCGGCAGCGGCGGCGGCCTGCTCACCAACTGGGTGGTCGGCCACACCGACCGTTTTGCCGCGGCGGCGGCCCAGCGCGACATCGCCAGCTGGGCGGACTGGTGGTACACCGCGGACTTCACGCTGTATCGCGAATCATGGTTCAAAGCGCCGCCGTTTGACGATCCGCAAGACTACGTGAACCGCTCGCCCATCACCTACATCAAGAACGTCCACACGCCACTGATGCTCATTCTGGGCGAAGCCGACTATCGAACTCCGCCCACGGCCGGCGGAGAGGAAATGTTCCGCGCGCTCAAATTCCTGAAGCGTCCGGTGATCATGGTGCGTTTCCCCGGAGAGTCGCATGAACTTTCGCGCTCCGGACAGCCGTGGCATCGCGTGGAACGCTTGCAGCACATCGTGGGCTGGTTCGATAAATATCTGCAAGGCCAGCACAAGCCGGAGTATGACGATGTTGTGGAAGCAGAACCCGTGCCTGCGGCAGAAGCTAACCCGCCGGCAAAGAAACCCAAGAATGCCAAGCCCAAGAAGTAG
- the pcaH gene encoding protocatechuate 3,4-dioxygenase subunit beta: MPSPRSSGGAIPAVKGYRRSQAGTQPNHLHPAYASSVLRAPSQPLVRIPQTLSEVTGPLFAQEAARAKACDLTRRHAGEAIGERIIVSGRVMDEDGRPVPNTLIEIWQANAAGRYFHSVDQHNAPLDPNFAGCGQVSSDADGRYRFVSIRPGAYPWRNHYNAWRPSHIHFSVFGPAFATRLVTQMYFPGDPLLPFDPIFNCTADEQARRRLISVFDWESTVPEQAIGYQFNFILRGRDATPFEAKP, encoded by the coding sequence ATGCCAAGCCCAAGAAGTAGCGGAGGCGCCATTCCAGCAGTCAAAGGCTATCGTCGCAGCCAGGCGGGCACGCAGCCCAACCATCTGCATCCGGCTTATGCGTCGTCAGTGCTGCGCGCTCCCAGCCAGCCGCTGGTCAGGATTCCGCAAACGCTTTCGGAAGTCACCGGGCCTTTGTTCGCGCAGGAAGCGGCGCGCGCAAAAGCCTGCGACCTGACGCGCCGGCACGCGGGCGAGGCCATCGGCGAACGCATCATCGTCAGCGGACGCGTGATGGATGAAGACGGCCGCCCCGTGCCGAACACGCTCATCGAAATATGGCAGGCGAATGCCGCGGGCCGCTACTTCCATTCTGTTGACCAGCACAACGCGCCGCTCGATCCTAACTTCGCCGGCTGCGGCCAGGTTTCCAGCGACGCCGACGGGCGCTATCGCTTCGTCAGCATCCGGCCCGGCGCGTATCCCTGGCGCAACCACTACAACGCGTGGCGTCCTTCGCACATACACTTCTCCGTCTTCGGTCCCGCGTTTGCCACGCGGCTGGTCACCCAGATGTACTTTCCCGGCGACCCGCTGCTGCCGTTTGATCCCATCTTCAACTGCACGGCAGATGAGCAAGCTCGCCGGCGGCTGATCTCCGTCTTCGACTGGGAAAGCACTGTTCCTGAGCAAGCCATCGGTTACCAGTTCAATTTTATTTTGCGCGGCCGCGATGCTACGCCGTTTGAGGCGAAACCATGA
- the pcaG gene encoding protocatechuate 3,4-dioxygenase subunit alpha has product MSLPATTWQTVGPYFRLGCDALNCSEMAVPGVAGERITIQGRVLDGNGDGVPDAMLEIWQADANGKYAHPEDPQQKDLQTEDERGKVVGVNFSGFGRIPTDEQGSFKFSTIKPGPMPGPDGRLQAPHLVVSIFMRGLLIRLVTRIYFANNPQNDEDYVLSLVSPERRATLLASPVAGDKAVLEWNAILQGKGETVFFDI; this is encoded by the coding sequence ATGAGCCTTCCGGCCACCACGTGGCAAACCGTCGGGCCGTACTTCCGGCTGGGTTGTGATGCATTGAACTGCTCTGAGATGGCCGTTCCCGGCGTCGCCGGCGAACGCATCACTATCCAGGGACGCGTGCTGGATGGAAACGGAGACGGCGTCCCCGACGCCATGCTGGAAATCTGGCAGGCCGACGCCAACGGCAAGTACGCGCACCCCGAAGATCCTCAGCAAAAAGATCTACAAACAGAAGACGAGCGGGGAAAAGTGGTCGGGGTAAACTTCAGCGGCTTTGGAAGAATTCCCACTGACGAGCAGGGAAGTTTCAAGTTCAGCACCATCAAGCCTGGTCCGATGCCAGGGCCGGACGGAAGGCTGCAAGCGCCGCACCTTGTGGTTTCGATTTTCATGCGCGGGCTGTTGATCCGGCTGGTGACGCGGATTTATTTCGCCAACAATCCTCAGAATGACGAAGACTACGTTCTCAGCCTGGTAAGTCCGGAGCGCCGCGCTACACTGCTGGCAAGCCCAGTCGCTGGCGATAAAGCTGTACTGGAGTGGAATGCGATTCTGCAAGGCAAAGGCGAAACGGTGTTTTTCGATATCTAG